The proteins below come from a single Mya arenaria isolate MELC-2E11 chromosome 8, ASM2691426v1 genomic window:
- the LOC128243230 gene encoding E3 ubiquitin-protein ligase RNF166-like, with protein sequence MASSEELSIEMFTCSICREIFKDPVTIKCGNNHSFCRECVNPLMIDARPHCPTCRQEIKQKTLSTNKNMSTQMMNNKLPCFGCNEKILITELNNHFTDCDKIDKSITYFKPVKETSQRIPTDLPNRATFKCPYCDLGNLDTRGLREHCNEKHRYDSAHVVCPVCASMPWGNQRQASSDFMAHLNMRHKFDYETYVDYGQDEDAMLKAAIQASLES encoded by the exons ATGGCGTCCTCCGAAGAACTGTCAATAGAAATGTTTACATGTTCTATATGCAGAGAAATCTTCAAAGATCCTGTAACAATTAAATGTGGCAATAATCATAG TTTTTGTCGAGAATGTGTGAATCCATTGATGATAGACGCCAGGCCTCACTGCCCCACTTGTCGTCAGGAGATTAAACAAAAAACTTTATCTACAAATAAGAACATGAGCACACAGATGATGAATAACAAGCTGCCTTGTTTTGGATGCAACGAAAAG attCTCATTACCGAGCTCAACAACCACTTTACAGACTGTGATAAGATAGATAAAAGCATCACATACTTCAAACCTGTAAAGGAAACTTCACAAAGAATTCCAAC AGATCTTCCAAACAGAGCTACCTTCAAATGCCCGTACTGTGATCTGGGCAACCTGGACACCAGGGGCTTGAGGGAGCACTGTAACGAGAAACACAGATATGACTCAGCTCATGTC GTGTGCCCTGTGTGTGCCTCTATGCCATGGGGAAACCAGCGCCAGGCGAGCTCAGACTTCATGGCCCACCTCAACATGAGGCACAAGTTTGACTATGAAACATATGTC gaTTATGGCCAGGATGAAGATGCAATGTTAAAGGCGGCCATTCAAGCATCCCTGGAGTCTTGA
- the LOC128243231 gene encoding dual specificity protein phosphatase 3-like, with amino-acid sequence MAEQTTNTCTYREAKDFVMTAAHTPNPKTKLPSGAQQNVWMCLMSAPNDNYNEVYPNIILGDYKYAKDPDKLQELGVTHVINCACGKKYNMIDTSQDYFQASGIKFHGIAATDIMTFKMTPHFEAAVNFLKEALESGGKVYVHCMSGVSRSTTIVIAYLLSVKGVPLMTALKMIRDKRKIMPNDGFLKELVTYNNSLFGGDATDE; translated from the exons ATGGCTGAACAGACGACCAACACGTGTACCTACAGGGAAGCCAAGGACTTCGTCATGACGGCTGCACACACGCCCAACCCCAAGACTAAGTTACCCAGTGGGGCCCAACAGAACGTATGGATGTGCCTCATGAGCGCGCCCAATGACAACTATAATGAAGTTTATCCCAACATTATCCTGGGAGATTA CAAATATGCAAAAGACCCAGACAAGTTACAAGAGTTGGGTGTCACCCACGTGATCAACTGCGCGTGCGGGAAAAAGTACAACATGATCGACACGTCTCAAGACTATTTCCAGGCGTCTGGGATCAAGTTCCACGGGATAGCAGCCACTGATATTATGACGTTCAAAATGACTCCACATTTTGAGGCTGCAGTCAACTTCTTGAAAGAGGCATTAGAATCAGGAG GAAAGGTGTATGTACACTGTATGTCCGGCGTGAGCCGCTCGACCACGATAGTTATTGCGTACTTATTGTCCGTAAAAGGCGTCCCTCTGATGACGGCGCTGAAAATGATCAGGGATAAACGAAAGATCATGCCCAACGATGGATTCTTGAAGGAGCTTGTTACTTATAACAATAGCTTATTTGGTGGTGATGCTACGGATGAGTAA